The Neofelis nebulosa isolate mNeoNeb1 chromosome 1, mNeoNeb1.pri, whole genome shotgun sequence sequence TCCCAAAGGTCACAAACCCATATACAAGTATGGATATggcaagccaaaacaaaacacactagAAATACCTGATAGTCTGAGGTCATGATTAGTCCACCTGAGGTAGTGGTCGGAGGGACAACTCTCACTTTTTTCAACGGGGGTCCCTGTGTGTGACTGCTGTCTTGATTCCCTGGGTGACCAGTTCCATTAGTATGGTTATtgccctgctgctgctgctggttcttctcaattggttaaacagaaaaataaagttcaacTCAGAAGGAGAACCAAATACAAGCAAAATTATCTTCACGGTCGCACTGGCCACAACGAGAGGCAGGAAATGTACTTTAATACTTactttgtctcctttgtcatcAGGTTCTTCTTCTGTCAAAAATTCTCGTTTGGGGTAAGGGATCTGACAACCGGCAAAAACActgatcacaaaaaaaaaaaaggagaaatgatttCCAGTATGCTAATAATCGATATTTCAGATCcttcattttaatcttttaaggTGGACTTTGCCTCCGTGTTTGTAAAACCAGCACCCTTCCTGCAGCTGTGAAGAGATGACTCTTCTAACCCGTGACATTACAGCAGGCCGTGGGAGGGCTTTTCAGAACTGTATAAAAATAATCGATCATCGAATATGACTCAACTTCCTTCTGGCCCAGGCTTACTCTTGATGACTATACCCGAAATGTAGAGGCCAGCTGCAACGTCACTGCTCTTAGGGAACGAGATCCGCAGTTGGgaacacagagtgtgagtgcaaGCGGTGAGCGGCCTCGGGGAGTCTGAGGGAGTGGCGGCACCCACACGCGACCCGCCACCAAGTAACGGGGGTGCGCCTGAAACCAGAGCCGGCAACGTCTCGCAAAGCGAGACAACGGCCAGAGACGCCTAAATGACACCTCGGTCATCAGAGCTCATTTCTGGCTTATTGTGGGGATTTCCTCAGGTCCTCCCGTCACAGGAGTGGCAACTTGGAGTTGGTAGCTAAAATAAAGCACGCTCCAAAAAATTCCACGGTGCTGGTGAATTAATACATGGGTCACTTACTCTGATGTAGGAAGCGGATCTTCTAAGAAGTAGGGATCCTGCATAGCCTGTTCTGAGGTAATTCGCTTAATCGGGTCCATGGTAAGCAACTTCTGAAGCTGAAACCGTAAGTCATAAAAACGTTACCGCGTTACTTCCCGTAGTCATCTCCTCGGACACGTGTGCGAAGTGTATGTCTTTTGATGAAAATGCCACCATTTGAAGGTATTTATTCCCCCAAATTAACAACAGGaaaacttattttctatttaatgtaGTAATTCACATTTAGTCATTCTAATAATCATGATCTTACTTGGTTCTCCTTTCAGAAGTAACTAAACGTATGCCTTACTCCAAACCAATGATCCACATTATCTAAACTGCTTTGCCCGATTTAGGACAGAACTAAATTCttgtcttttctattctttttctattaagGGGAAACATTATTATAACACAAATAATAAactagccatgtgtggctatttagatttaaatccaaattaactAAAACCAAAttaaactaacaaaacaaaacaaaacaatttctcAGTCATATCAGGTACATTTCTAGAGCTCAAGAGACACATGTGGGTAGAAGTTACCCTATGGGATAGCACAGATCATCAGAGAAAGCTCTCCTGGCCAGTGCTATCCTAGTCTAAATAAATATGATGCTTGATACAGGACTTGTAAAGTACAGAGGGGTTATGAATGGGAGACTCCAAGGTTACTGCTTGGGTCAAATCCTGACTTGACATTTATGAGCCGAGTGACTCTGGACAAGGTGCTTACTCTCTTTGTAATCCCATCTGTCAAAGGGAGATTAACAATCGTGCCTACTACCAAAGGTTTGTTTTCAGGATTCAATGAGTTAATGTATGGAAAGCAAACATAATGGTACCTGGCACAAAGACAGTAAgtgttagctgctattattattgttattgttacctTGCTACCTAGAGAAATGTCGCACTCACGtgaaaattcagtattttttggTTAAAACACAGTTGACTGAAGACTTTACGAactaacatattttattttattttttatttattttagaatgtttGACTTTAACATGTGACTTAAGAGCTTATCTAAATAGTGGTCTCTCAGCTTCTCCTCTTTGATCTAATGCGGTGGTTTTCAGACGTCAGAGTACATCGGAATCACCGCTCGCGCACTTCCGAAAGCAGACCGCTGGCCCTGCTCCCAGAGCTATGACTGGGATGTCTGGGCAGGGGTCCGAAGAGCTGCCTTTCCACCAAGTTGCCAAATGACTCTGGTGCGGTGGACCAGGACCACTCTTGAAAACCAACAGACGTGCTGAGACTTGATGGGAGAGGGCACAGAGGACAGAAGGacataaaatattcagaaatacagaagaaatgcCGGGATGGCgagatttaaatttaattttgatgagatttCAGTGGAAGTGCAGCTTCATTTTTAGAGTTGAAAGGAAAAGCACGGATTTGCCATTTAAAATAGTCAACAGTTTTAACGGAGTTACGTCCGAGTTTTCAGATGGGCCCACACAAGGTAGGTCACCCCAGCAAAAATGAGCAAATAAGCTGCAAGGGAAGTCTCTCTCTGGGATgtcagtggtgatggttgtgagAGCCACTCCAGACCATATCAAAGAGCCGCAAactggggggaaggaagggcaaACTGTGACTGTCAGTCTACCACTATTACCATGATTttgctagaataaataatccgTATGTTGAAGGATCTAACTTACCTTCCTATTTGGGTCCTATTTCAAGTACGTTATAAGAAACCATTATTTGGATAATAATATATTGTGTGCTAATAAGATAAGTTAAGTACTGCTTTTTAAGTTGCTAATAAGATATGAAATATAGGATATAGGAcatgatataaaaataagtagaagGTGTAGGAGCAGAAGCAgtagacagagaagaaaaagcagaaatggaaGACATGTTTGCAAGTGGCCTGGTActgtaataaaggaaaatataatcttttcaaggcaaaaaaaaaaaaaaaaaaaaaaaatcccacttaatgaactcatttaaaaataccgggaataaaggattaaaagaattttaagccAAATGTAATACAGCCTGCTCCCCCAAATTTCCAAGTATGTTATATAactttcttaaaaacataaagctgaaaatcatttttaattgtaatgatgtaaaagtggaaattaaattgtaaacaaatttaaattgGCAATAGTTGAATATAATCTCATAAATTATGATAGCGCATGGATTCTTTCAGTTTCTaggtcaaattatttttccattatacaGTAATAAATCACGCAACTCTCATATTcttccagaaaatgcaaatagTGCACACCATCACTGAAGGACTTCTAATACCCAAGTCTGTAAGAGTATCTTGGgagttaaaaattttataaacaatcTTTCAAAgatttgaaatacaaaataacCTGTAAAAATGATTTCTGAGCAGTGGGatggtttttcttttagattcttcGAAATATTTGGAACTTTTAAATAACTGATGAAAACCaataaatgtaactttaaaaatgttctcgACAGCCTTGGTACAAAGACAACCTTTAGAAAATCTAATATAACTGAACGTTAGTCTGTTAAACCATGTTATGGGTttgcaaaaacaaatattttcatgccTTTACTAAGATGCACCAACCAGATGTCTGCATTTACCATTAAagtactctaaaaataaattaattaattaattaaaaaaaagtactctaAGAGTGCTAAGTAACCATATAAAGTGACCCCAAAAAACCTCTGGTTGGGctaatcaaagggaaaaaaaaattattattgttctCTAAAGCTTACCAAGTGGAATGCTTTACTATCTGGTTTAACTTTATGTTTTTCCATGTACTTGATAAGGCTGCAGTTGGTATACCTGAAAGAGAAATACTATGAAATACCTATTAGATTTTGAGGTTAATTTTACATCGGCTGAGGCTTTTCCAAACATTTTAATAACAACCGGTACAGAATATGTATAAAAAATGGCGTTATCGGCATAGTATTAGATCAATTTCATGTTTCATTCATGCACACTAGTCACTTATGAATGGATACCACTGagtaaacacaaaataatttcataaataatatatactgaATAGCATTTTTTATATGACTCTTATGTCAATAACTACAGGTCAAACGTTTAATTCAGtcttttaatataaagaaaaatttttttacatttgtcaCAGACCTATAAACTGTCCTCTCTCCCAATTTTCTGATCTTGCATTGCAGATAAATGAAATATTCCTTCTTCTCTGCTAAAGCCTATGTAAAATGACTACACAACCCAGGTGGGGAGGCAAGTCAGTGCTAGCAAGGCTGGGTATTTCAGTCTCTTACTGCTTCAGCTATGATACTTCCACTGGTGCCGCTTCCAGAAAGTAATAGGTACAGAAAGGGTTTTTTGCTACCCAAATTAGCTACTAAAATTAGCTGCTTATCTTCTTTATATCATGTAAACATCTTGAGCAATAAAGAATGccataatggaaaatatttattaagtaaataagtaaaattgtttGTTAGGATAACCTTGTGTTCCGTATTCTGTCGAGTACTCGATCTTATACCTAAGTATTGTGGGAAAGCAGAAATCAAAAAAGGGTCTACTTTCTTTCCAACTTACGTATTTCTTCTGAAATCTTTCATTAAAGTTGAATGTTCGGGcatcttttttatatcttcccAATCTTTATCTGTGGAATACATTGATAACATTTTATGTTGTCTAGGTTCCTGTTCTCAAGAATTTTAACAAGAGTTACCTCAATTTTTATTACACGCCATACACTTTGACCTTCCATGAAAGCACAGATCTCAAATAATTGACTAGCTATAGAAACATCTTATCTTGACCTGTAAATACAATTCTCATCCCTTGCATAGCATTAGATCTCTAtctttttgagtttatctttttaGTGCCTACTTTCCATAGAATTTACTATCAGTtacctcaatttattttttacctcaatTTCTATAAGTAGAGGGGAATAagctattaataaatatttctattattaaatcattctatttctgtttgtaaaactactttttccccttttccactCAATACCTTGGTTAAATCAGCAACCGATCTCTTCAATGGCAAATGTAGTATCTTTTCCCTCCATAGCTATAagatgcactttaaaaaaaaaaatgaccctcCTTACTTTCACTTTATTAAATACACTGCTTTACGTCAGCAATCAATGTAAGCGACAACAACTGTCTGAAATAGAACAGGGTAGGATATAACTAGTATGCAAAAAAGTCAGCTGATGGCTTGGCTAGTTTCagtaacagtaacaaaaacaacCCCAGCTACTAGGTACATTAGGTGGAAAAGGTTTCAGTTAGTTCTGCTGGCCTTGGACTTTTACTGAGAGACTACCACGTGCCGTAGGACAACAGGTAGTACAACAGGTGGCTTAATAGCTACCGTTATTTTTTAAGTGGCCTTCAGAGGTTTCCTTCCACTTACACAAACAGCTACTACCTATCCTCCATAAATACCACATATTGTAAAGTCAACTAAATACACACTTTAAACTCCTACTTGgaattttctccttatttccttGTTCTGATTTCTCTATTTTGTCAATTTCTCAAGCTAGAAATCTTGATAATCTTTTACTTTTCCCTCCATTACACACTTCCTATAAACAATTCCATTTTTGTCCTTTActtcccatccttttttttttttaatcacttacaCCTGGAGTACCGTGACACAGGCAAAGAGCTGGCTTGCAAGGCTTCGGTTCCCTCTCTTTAACTGACTTTTACCGACCATCACATGCtaatctttctaaaatggaaCATAAACCACATCACTAGTTTTCAAGAACTTATCATGGATTCTCTTGCACATTAAATCTAAACCCTGCTGCCTACTTTTCAAATTTCTTATAAGCTGAGCCTACCGTAACTATTGAACTACACGTTAAGAATCATCTCCTACAGAAGCCACCCCCACTTTCACCTCCTTGTAAGCCATATTCCTTTGCCTCGGGCCTTAGAGATGGTGGACACATCCAAAAGTGGGAAGAAAAGACCATTCTCCTCCACCTACTCCATCCATAGCTATTATTTAAACATTCTACTTAGAGTACCACAATATAAACTCCCAGAAGGCAAGAATCATGCCCGTTCTATCAACAAGATTTTATGCATAACTCCGTGCCTCCACATGGCAGGTACtcaaatatttagtgaataaatACAATTCCCATCACAAAAAAGCAGTCTTCACTGACCTGTTGACCAATTCTGCAGACAGGTAGTATTTGTGTTAACACTCCAACAAGGGAATGAGAAATTATAACTCCCAGGTATTTCTGCATTAGTCTTGAGTTACCCTGACCTGAGAAAACTTCCTAATGAGAAACCATTTCTAAGAAGTACCTCACTAGCCAATATTATGTATGTGTTTTAAGCAAAAATCCATTATTCTAGACTTCTGGGCAGTTTTTGGTGACTGATGAACTACCATTCTGTGGTATAACAAGGGATGGAGACACAGCTGGTGAGGTCTAACGCCTGTGATGAGACACCTTAACAACTTTCTCCCTGCCGCTAATCAGTGCACGCAAGGTTGCTGTTCTAATAGAACACTTAAAAGAATGTTCTTACCAGCCAGGGTGATAGAGCAAAAATATTCTATGTTTCAGATTATTCAACATAATGTGATTCTGTACAGTGCCCTGAATGTAAATAATGTtcaaaatttacacccaaatccCAAGTAATGGCATTATTATACGTACTGCCGGACCAAAATACATactactgaattttatttatagtttccCCTGGTAAGAACTAAAGGCACCTTTTAATACAGATATCGCAAACATGTTaccatttcaaatattaaacaacaaaacaaaacaaaataaaatgaaacaaaaatatactcCTCGAATTCAGAAAACCCACAAATATCTTTACGCTAATATGTGAACTCTAAATTTTGCTATTTCTAAGGATCTTTGATTAATGCAAGtcacaaatataaagaactgAGTAAGAGTGGCTTCATCAGCTTAAGATACACACCTTTCCAATGAAGATATCTAAGTTTAAACaacagtgatttaaaaacaaaaacaaaaacataatgtgTACCTGCAGGAAATCCCATTACATTGAATATTCTGTCCAGCTGGTCATGGTGATAAGGATTACTAGTTTTGATGTCCTCTTGTCGACAGTGAAATATTGGTTCTGACGTTAGTAGTTCTGCAAATATACACCCTATAGCCcaaatatctttaaaacaaaaagaaaaaaaaaaaaagaaaagaaaaaaaaaggaaaggaaaaaagaaaaagaaaggaggaaaataaagtgcttctttccaaaagaaaatgcatttttatcgTGGTGGGGAGtggttgtttcttgttttcctaATAAGTCATATTAATTCCTAAagcaattataatttaaaatatcatgGAATACTGTTTGTAAATATATTCCCACCCAATCCACCCCAATTTTTCATTCCCTATTATACCTCCATTCCACCCAGTGGCTTCATTCCAAATTCAAATCAAATTTATTACCTACATTTTTGgcaatttttaaatgcttcaaaCATTACCTTATCTATGAAATACATACAAAGCTACATATGGAGCACAGGAAccacaaacaaaattaaacaaaaaataaaacaaaaacaagaaaacccaaATAGCCTTTGAAATTGGGCATACTTGccaaaaaaaagcacaattttttgaggtaaaaatattttttcttcacctAGTTTATGTACTTGCTAATTTGTAAAGTCTAATGATTATTCTCTCATGCAAGCAAGGTCATAttccaataagaaaaagacagtgCCTGACCTCAAATATTCTAATGAAATCACATTTCTACTTGAACAGCTTTTTTTGTTCAAAGTATTTCTTTATGTTACAGTAGCATCAGATTTTCCAATTtaataaagacaagaaaacaggGAGCAAAATTCTACTTCAAGAGGCACAAAGGGTATAAACTCACTGGAATTACTTATAAAAGCCAGGCAAATGTATGCCTCCTTAACCCAACAAATTCCTTTCATTCACTTTAAGATATAGGCTAACTTTCATTCAGACTGAACTTTTACTCAACAGAACTGTTATTAGTAGAGGAAAGAGCTACATGCCAGTTTAGAATTTAAAACTGAAACTATTTAGTTTCCACTCTTGAGAAAGCCCTAAGCCAACAAGGTTGACTTCTCCATACTAGTAAGTACAACAGTGTGTATATAGCAGACACTCAATCAGTGGTTTTTGACTGATCTTATAACCATGGTAAATAGACATAATgatagagggaaaaataaaaatcactgtttTATTAAAGGCAATTAATCAGGTATGTTAATAACTGtcacataaatagaaaatgagaaaaaatgttaatttacaaATTAACTGAGAATTCCTAAACCCTAAAACTGGAATATAGATCTTGAATGTAAAATTATCACATGTACATTTCAGAGTAACAAGTTAATCGCCTATTTATTAGAGATTACACAACACACTGATGACAAGCGATTTTTAAAAATGACGCTGTGTTTGCGTATCAGTTTTCTCCCATATCAGAGAACCAAGTCAGCCAATACCACCATATGGAAAAGTACCAAGAAACACAAGCCAAACTATATTATTTTTAGTGTCAGAAAGTACACGGAAAAAACGATTTTGTGATTATTCTCTTTCCATGTGTGCCAAATAAATAGCTTGACCTATGATAATCTTAAtcagagggaagggagacaaacTAAGTAGCATCACAAAAAGGGGCTGATGGGTCAGTCTGCATGGGTAAAACTCTACTCACAGCACCCAAAAGACCGGACAACTCATTCTGGTTAGCTATGAAAaattctaaagaagaaaacaaactagGTAAAGGAAGATGAAGGCAAGTAAGTCGTGTAGCTATCCTTAAAGCTACAttgcttccaaaataaaaagtcagaaagTAGGACGAAACAGTTTATTAAGCCCTGCCTAACCTTACCCTAATACCTCTTTGTATCTTTTCTATTATCTCTTACCTTTAGCAATCTcatcatccttcctttcttcaaaatCCTGATCCAGACATTAATCAGAAAGTTAAGTTAGCTACAAGCAGGCTATTATTTCAGATAAATTTCTAAATCTGTGTAAATAAGTCTCTCCTTCCTAtcttgcctgatttttttttttttttttgggttgtGCCAAGTTCATGAAAAAGTCCCTCCCTGTTCACCTCCCTGCCTACGTTCTTCTAGAAGACTTTCCAAGGTAAAAAACCTATGTATCTCATCTCCTTCTCAAAATTTGTAATACTTGTGTATAGCTCCTGAACTAACCAGCCAAAGTAGATAGGAATTAGCATGCCATGTAGACCCAAGGGAAGGGGGGCTTGTTAAATAATGTATTAATCAATAGATGTATTAATAGCAAGTGTCTACCTTAATTAAAGAGtaaattctcatttctctttatcTTATAATGCATTTCCCACTTAACAGAATGCCACATAATCAGTGGGCATTCAGTTATTTGAGAACAAACATCTGAGTGTACCATACTTCAGTAAAATTTTAAGACTGCTTTAGTGATGATTAAAAACTGAAACTCCTCTTTCAGCCTGGTCTACAAAGTcaaccaaacaaaaccccaaaatactTAAAACTGAATTAAACTTTGTCGCTGGGAGTACAATGTTTACTGACCCATTATTTACTCGCTCTGGTTTAATGATTCAGCTTGCAGGTCTATAGAAGTGGATAAAATCTGTTGGCGACAGCAGGTGGGGACAGCATTTCCCTCTATGCTCTTTTGCTGCTTCTTAATATCCTTCAGTGTAACATAATCCACTAACTACACTAGCAGATTTCACCCTTCTAAAGGATGCCCCTGAAATGAACTACTGAGCAAGTAATCTGTGCATCAACTACAAAGGTTCTTCTATCAGCTGCTCAAACCACAATGATCTGACAGGGAAGTAAAAACACCAGGCAAGTTCTTTGATAAGTAGCTTTCACTGTGTGTGGTGTGAGGAATTTGTTGAATACTTTAATGGACCCTTAGGCTACTTACACAGGTAGTAGGAGGAATGCGAATGTGGTGGAGAGACTGGAATCGAGGAagaagtttccttttttattcccttattctatttttaaaaatttatgttaaaaatggtTTATGTATGATTTCTCGCTTTcaaaaaagtaatttgaaagaTATCTATATTGTAACACTTTTGAGTCAATGTCTGCATAAAAATAAAGGGCTTTCCAAGGTTGATCTTGGCCAAGTCAGGTATTCATGGGGTGGGGACCACCACCACAAAGGGTCTGGCACTGACCTTGGTTGCAATCATCTACACTCCAGTCAGTCCCCTCTGCAACTTCCCTACCTCAGAAGCAATTGTTTTATCCAACATCACAGAACTTTTGGATTTAAACGGGAATCTAGGAGATGATCTAGGCTAAATTCTCACTTTCAAAAAATGAGGCCAAAGAACTAAATCTTTGCTAAGGGCGAGCATGAGCGCGTATACACTGCCCTCCCGCCCCAGCGAGTGACGGAGCTAAGGCTACGAGTCAGATTAAGTTGCATACGTTTTGGTTTCTCGTTTCTCTAACAGTTATCCAATGAATTTTGATGATGAGAGGgagtaaaaggggaaaaatatgaagaaaggcCTTCTCCTTTCCAAATTATAAAGCCATTTGGACAAATGGCTGGTAGTTTAGCTTTGTGACAAGCAGCCGTGCATCAAAACTGCCAGACTAGAGATTGTCCTCGTGAATAGTAACAGGTTATACAAAGTGCAATGTTCACAataaaatgtttctggagaaaaagataataaacagTTGAAGTCAGAGACACAAGCTTCTGTGATGGtgtattttttacttcatttcaaCCAATTCAAAGTCTCAAGTTTTCAGTTGATAACAGCTACGATTAGGCAATAACTTCTTTGTATAGTCTGTTAATATGTCTTATCAAAAATAACCCTGCTCTTACATATTCTTTTCTAGATGGAAAAAAATAGCTATGCATCATATTAGTTTATATGCTAAGCACTTAGAACACACGTATAAAAAAGATAACCAAACATGTGCCTAGGTAATAATATGTACCCCCAAAACAGGACTAGCTTCAATaacttttacttttccttctttctaactGACTTTTCAAAAAGTATTCTATTTTGGAGTCATTTCAGATTTGTATAACAGCCACAAAGATAGCACAGAGAAGTCCCATATCTCCCTGACTTAACTTTAtctacctttatttttctataaaatgaaattgatGTCAAAGCAGGTACAAAGATTAGTGAACATAAAGATtttctgagggcacctgggtggctcagtcagttaagtgtccttttgagtcttgatttttgcctcaggtgatgatctcagggttcgtgagtctgagccctgagctgggctccgcgctgagagcgtctagcctgcttgggattgtctttctgcccctccataGCTCATgggctctgtctcgctctctctcaaaataaataaataaataaccttttaaattaaaaaaaaaaaaaaaagattttctgaaGAAAGACATGTTGGGCTCAGATTAAGACAGGGAAATAATCAcaagtatttcttcttttccctcattTATATACACTGAAATGGCAGCAACGTCCTTTCTGAACGGGAGGAAATCACTGGGGACAGGATTcgctcatttattcaacagagaGTACCGAGTTCTCACTGTGTACCCTGTAGGCACTGGCCTACCAGGGTGACCAGCTGGGCAACGTCTATCTACTTTAGTGGATTTTAGATACTGTTCAATGTTACCACGGCAGTAAGCTAGAAGTGGGATGGGGAAGGCAGGGTGACTGTATGATCACAGCTCTCCCTGAAGAGGTAGCGTTTTGACTAAgatctgaatgaaaaaaaaaaaaagaaactggctaTATGAAGACCTGACTTGGCAGAGATATATAAGAAcacttctggaagctggaaggcaGATGGAACAGCTCAGAGAAGACTGTAGGCCACAGTATTATTGCCGAGTGGGAAGCAGGCCTGCCCTGTACAACTTCGTGAAGAGTCTGTCCTTGCAGCACCAGTTACAAAGTCTGTATTCTATAAACAGTTCATTCTCCTTCCCCTAGTCCCCTCTGCTGCCCTGGGGCTATACAAAACTTGGGCCCAAAGTGGAAAGACTCTTCCCTTAAAGAATCTGAATGGTCTCAGGGCAAAGACTCGTGCATGCTGACACTTGGGGATCCCCCTGTTAAAGTTCTCTGCTAGATTACCCTAACGTCTGCCAATCAACGAGCCCTATGATCTGTGTACACAAAGTTCGCAAGCACCTTTCTGTTAACgtgactcttaaatatgaagagaCAGGCAAGGATCAAGAGTACGACGTGTGGAAGGGAGACACCAAGGCAAATTAATAAAAAGGGAGCCtataaagaaaacacaggtaAGTATTCCAGGAATACAGCACTGTCCTCACAGATATTCAAGAAGCTTCTTTCcataatacaaaaaattaacagaGAATAAGAAGGGgttctaggaaaaaaaagacaaaagcagaaaaacagaagaaaagtggCATAAAGGATTACCCCCAGGAGTCCAATATCTGCCCATACTCAGTTtaggaaagagaaacacagaaggcagacagaaggaggggtgcctgggtggctcagttggttgagcatctgatttcagcccaggtcatgatctcatggcttgtgagttcgagccccgtgtcaggctctgtgctgacagctcggagcctggagcctgcttctgattctgcgtctccctctctctctctctgcccctcccctgctcatgctctgtcgctcctgtctcaaaaataaataaacattaaaaaaaagttaaaaaaaaaaaaaaaaaagaaagtagacagGATGAAATCAAAAGACTAGCGTAAGAGTTTTCTACCGACTTTCCACTATGAACTTCAGGATGAACGTGCTCACCAAGGAGCCAGCACATTACTGTGAAATACAACGATAAGAATTCTTAtctgttttcagaaagaaaaaccacCGAAGTAATCCACCAATGAATAAGACCGGCATGAGACTTCATTGGCGACGCTAATGATACAAGACAATGGGGGAGCATCAtcaaattttgaaggaaaattattttgtacTTAGAATTTTAAAGCTGGCCAAACTGCATGATACAGTATGACACAGGCATTTTTCAGAAATACAAGAACTAGAAAATTTACCTCCCTTCCAAAGCAAGTTACTTGAGAACATGCTATAGCAAAATAATAAAGCCCAGAATGAAACACCTCCAAcacagaggaattaaaaaaaaaagaaaaggcaggattAAAATCAATCCAGAATACAGCAAAGCATAGATGATTTCAGGATGGAGTTAACCAAGGGACAGAAAAAAAGCAGGCTCAATGTCATTCTGGAGAATGCAGAACAGgttaaataagcaataaaaacacacaataaaggagaaaagaaaagaaaagcacataaGAAAAGTACTAGATGATAAAATTCAGCCAAATAAAATGAGGCGGGATAAAGACTCAGTAATGGAAAAGAGGTGGTCAAAGGACTGTGGTAGTTGAGCACTGAATTCATTATAATACACAACCTGAGAATAAACGGTGGGAATTACAGCTGG is a genomic window containing:
- the CDK8 gene encoding cyclin-dependent kinase 8 isoform X4, whose product is MGFARLFNSPLKPLADLDPVVVTFWYRAPELLLGARHYTKAIDIWAIGCIFAELLTSEPIFHCRQEDIKTSNPYHHDQLDRIFNVMGFPADKDWEDIKKMPEHSTLMKDFRRNTYTNCSLIKYMEKHKVKPDSKAFHLLQKLLTMDPIKRITSEQAMQDPYFLEDPLPTSDVFAGCQIPYPKREFLTEEEPDDKGDKKNQQQQQGNNHTNGTGHPGNQDSSHTQGPPLKKVRVVPPTTTSGGLIMTSDYQRSNPHAAYPNPGPSTSQPQSSMGYSATSQQPPQYSHQTHRY